tTACAATTGCGACATTGAGATACCCACATTTTCTTTtaaacattaacaaaaatttgagTAAAATAAATTGGCACACCCGGTGGGACATTGTCAATAGATTGTAGTTTgtcaaaagaaaaatcaagaattttgaatttgcatGTGGTTGCGCAGTGGTAAGTTTGTACGTCCAGAGCTAAGGAAATCAGCGTCAGTTGACATGTCAAATACTTATGCagcatcttcttctacttctagtGATGAGATTAGAGAAAATGAATCCGTAAATTCTCCTGTGATTTCAAACGCAGAGCCTACCTTGATGTCAGTGAGACATGATGGCGTTGGCCATGCCCATACAGGGTTAAATGCAACTCACATAAATACCGTGGGGTGGCCGCCATATGGCTTGCCACCGGGGTATGTCCCCTCCATGGTGACACAAGGATTGCCTGTGCCTTTCTACTCAACTTTTCAAAATTCTATTTACCAAAATCCATATGGCATGTCAAATGTACCTGTTTCTGAGGCGTCAGGTTCACACGTATCACAACAAAATTTTTCACATTCTATTAATAATACAGGAAATAACAGTGCATCTAATTCTACTACATCCACGGTCACTAGGGTAGAAAATTTCAGACCTATATTTTCTGACATGTCAAGAGCAATGCTTGTTAATCAACCTAGTCAAACTGTGGGATCTTTAGCAAATATTAGGCAACAGATGGATGAAAGCCACCATGATCTAGTAAACATGTTAACTCATCAAATGGTGACAGTTTTAAATCTTCTTTTAGAAAACACAAACACTAGAATTGAACAATTAAATAGGCAAGTCAATAGGATTGCTACTGTgataaatttagaagaaaatgaTAACCAGGGTTTAAGATTTGATAATGTCAATCAAAATGGTGGAGCAATTCCTAATTATGATGTCCATATGCCTAGACATGGTCAAAATGCTGATGATATGTTAGAAAGACTTAGGCAAAATAACATAGGGGGCATTATAATCTAGCAAGAAATGTTGAACAAGTGTTAAACCATTTGGGATTTAATGTTGGTTGCTTAAATAGGCCATATTTTGTGTCTGCTTTTCCTGAATGTGTCCAACAAGCAGAGCTCCCAAGGGGTTGGAAAATTCCAAAATCCCttacaaaattttttggaaaagaaaatgagtCTACAGTAGAGCATATTGCTCGATATACTATTGAAATTGGGGAAGCAGCTTCTAATGAATATCTCAAGATGAGAtactttccttcttctttaacaaaaaatgcatTTACATGGTTCTCCAACTTGAGACCAAATTCTATTCATTCTTGGGCGCAATTAGAAAGAAATTTTCATGATCAGTTTTTCTGAGGTGAATTGAAAGTTAGTCTTACAGATTTATTCTCTGTCAAACGTGCAGAAGGAGAATCTATTGATACTTATTTGGCGCGGTTTAGAAACATGAGGAATACATGTTTTACTCCGATTCTAGAATCTGAAGTTGTCAAAATGGTTACTAATGGGCTAGAATTTGGAGTTAGAAAGTAGCTTGTTAATCAACATACTTTAGATCTTTCCCAATTAGCTGAAAGAGTAAGATAAATAGaacaaattaagaaagaaaaagaaaattttaaaaaggattCAAAAAAGGTTGCATATATTGATTGTTTTTCCGATAGTAGTGATTCAGATGAGAAAGAGATTTATATTGCCGAATTACGTGGGGGTCCTCCTTATGTATGCAAATCTTTGAAGCCTgttaaaggaaaagaaaaagtttcttCTTATTCTAAAGTTGAAAATAAGACTTATTCTTTTGATATTTCTAAGGCAGATCAAATATTTGAGGTTTTATTAAAAGATAAGCAGCTTATTTTACCTGAAGGAAAAAAGATGCCTACAACTAATGATATAAAGAATAAGAAATTTTGTAAGTTTCATCAGGTATTTTCGCATACCATTAACAATTGCGTCCATTTCAGGGACTTGATACAAAAAGCAATTGAGGAGGGAAGATTGAAGTTTGAGGATAAAACTACTATGAAGGTGGACACTGAACTATTTGCTGCTGACTCAAATTATGTCAAGCCATTCAATTTGTCAATCAACATGGTAGAAGTTGATGCCACAATGGTTAGTgctaaagatgaaaataaagaCTTGAGAGTCTTCGAACAAGATAAGAAGCCAGTTTATCCTCGTCCTGGTGAGGATTTGTTAgattttttgttgagaattaaAGAATCTGACAACACCATCACCATGTGCCCAAAGTGCAATGCTGTTTTTGACAAAGAAGCTGCAAAAGAGtttgaaaagtacaaagttgaagagaaagaaaaggctGAATTGAGAAAGAAGATtgctgaaaaagaaaatgaaactaACGAGCTAAAGCGGAAAATAGCCGAGGAAAAACAAAAGTTGGGTGGTCAAACTCCTTTGAACAAGTGCGTCAACAACACTGGGGTACAACCCGTCAACCAGAAGATGAAGACTGTAGTCATGATTGATAAAAAACTTGATGTATTTTCTCAAAAGACAAGAGTTCCTCCcaccaaaatttcaaacaataaATGGGTCTAGAATGTGAGAAATGTGCAGAATCAACCTACTGCTTTTGCAAGAGGAAAAAACAAACGGGTGAAGTCTAGACCTTTTAAGCCCAGGTACTACGAGTCTCAGTTATGGAACATGAATCATGCACAAGACGGAGGTGGTATATATATTCCAAAAAATGTGCCTATTCCCTCAAAGCCAATTTATTCTTGTTATAATCCTAACATGCAGCAGGTTCCTAATTATTCTCCTTGGCCAAATTGTCAAAATATTCCAAAATATTCTCCTTTTACAACTTTTGAGCAAAAAGAGAATATACTTGACTATGTTCCTTTGGATCCATACAAGGGACACGGGGTAGATTTTCCTCCTTTGCCAACCATGGCCAAGTCTGCAGAAACAGACAATTCTTCTAATCACCCTAAatgcaataaaaatataaagaagaATCTTGCTGGGAAGAAGGTAACGGTTGAAAACAgggagaaaaagatgaagatttAATTACTGATAATTTTGACACTGGTTTTGATGACAGCTTAGAAGCAATATTTGGTGTTAAGCAACCTATAGTTGTGGTGTCAATATTGCCTGAGAAGTATAGTCAAGTCCAGGAAGTAGAGTCATTAGAAGATGATTGTTATGATGTCTTTCCTGGAAGCGAATGCTTATTGCTAGATAACAATATGTGTGGTGGAGGATTATTTGAGAAGCCTACTGAAAAGATAAGGAACACTTGCGTCCACTGCATATCAAGGCTCGTGTTGATGGAATGATAGTCAATAAGATTTTGGTTGACGGGAGAGCTGCTGTTAATCTCAtgcctgaaagaatgatgggaaggcttgaaaaaattgaaaaagaactgATTAAAAGTAGCATTGGGGTAACAGATTTTAATGGAAGGACTTCTTCTGTTAGAGGTGTGGTTCTGCTGTCAATTGAGGTTGATTCTATCAATAGGCCGACTCTATTTGTTGTGGTTCCTTCAAAGGCTGATTTTAACTTGCTTTTGGGACGTGATTGGATTTATGAAATGGATGCTATTCCATCCACTTTAcatcaaaaattgattttctggaATGAAGATGGAGGAGTGGAAGAAGTTCTTACCCGAAATATTAGAAGAATTAAGTATAATCAAATCCTTGTGAATAGAGGAAGCCCACCATAGTAGATGAAATTGGGGAGAGTGAGAGGCACAGAGTTAAAGAAGAAGCTTAACACTAACATATTCTCTCCTCACATGTATTACAAGAAGATAAGAGTACTGAGTTATTTTACATTTGTTTAgccaatttaaaaataaataaataaataaacatacgTTTGTATAtacttcttttattattataaacaacaaaatttttcactttCAATCACTGTATGACTTCAAGTGAAAAAATTTTGGGGAGCATTATGttagacaaaatataatttttataagaaaattattaaaaaaaataattagttacttggtaatgtttctatatataatatttatatctatatgcctatatatataatatttatatctattttaaattaaattagattattTGTCAGTTGgttatctatttaatttttgaaattcacaAGAGGTGCGGGAACAGTTAgaggaaattcaaatttttcgCAAGTGGTGTACAAATGGTAACTGTTAGTTGACATTAGGTTAGTCTATAAATAGagttttatgaaaatattataGGCAGTTCAGTTTTTCTTGGAAAACACTTAGAAACCCAAAACGCTCTCAGCTACTTGGCATTACAGAGTAAAATTGGGAATCTTAAGTAATTCCTTTGAACTCAAACACTTGTACTTTGCTTTCTTTcagtttttattaataaaattcctCTACTTTTAcgtcttcttctcttttatattcatgttttttcttttatcttttttttaattttttgtttgtttcaatttctgtaatttattttgtcactgacattttgtatttatttgtttatttgttacttttattctttttaattttatttgacatTACAATTGCGACATTAAAATACCCACATTTTCTTTtaaacattaacaaaaatttgagTAAAATACGTACCAATTACTTTTTTCTTGTATTTAATTTCGAAAGAGAATTTGAGGTTGATTAAACGTGAAAAGAAAATTGCATTTGTGTAAGGAAGTTCATCACcacattataaaattaacttccgctaagaaattaactaaaaaggTAGTAAATTAGagctaattaatttaaaaatattttttttataaaaaaaattaattattctattaatttttatagttttataaaatttttaattaaattcttatatattttttttaattgagtcattgcactaatttattttttaaattaggttcttatattttttttatttgagtttctgcactaattttatttttttagttggatTCTTATATAATTAAGTCAATTACTCTTAAgagagacctaattaaaaaaaaaattggtacaaaaatccaattaaaaggaaaaaaaagtataaagacctaattgaaaattttacaaaactacagggattaacaaaataattaaatctaaaaaaattcactactttaattttttcaaattttaattttaagaaaatgaCAAATCGATCTTTAACTTTTTGTTCTCCAGACATTTAAGtttcaaaagatttaaaaatacatttaaattccTGATCTCTTCAAAATCTGGACACATCAATCCTTGAATCTAATTTTAAAAGCTCTCTCATATCTGCATCTATATCAACCAGGCAATAACAAGAATcacgtttaatttttttgttgaatttaataAACCTAAATAAACATGAAAGAttaatatatctaaattttaaaaaaataaaaattaaatttttaaagatttaaatattcatatatcaaaaaattaatcacctatttatccttttttttctaaaatttaaaataaaaagaggtTGGCTCGACCTCTGCTTATCGCGTTTTTCTCATTTCGAGCGAGAGAAGTAGGGTTTTGCGGCGGAGGGATTGATGAGCCCTCCTCGTGATCGAGTTGTTGAGGGGTGCAACCTGGTCGGAAGCACGGCCAAGGACCGCAATCCCCTTTGTCCAACTCTGCCGGTGCTGCCAGACGACATCCTGGTCGAAATCCTGCTGATGCTTCCTGTGAGGGCCCTTCTTCAATTCAAGTGTGTGTGTAAGTCTTGGAGAACCCTAATCTCTAGCCCCCAATTCGCCATGGACAACTTTCGTCAACGCTCATCGGCGGACCGGGATCTAACGTCGCGTTTGGTATATTACAATCGCCTCTACTACCACTGCCGAGTTGGATTCTTGCCCCTGCAACCGCTGTTCAATAGCCCATCTGCCACTACCAAGGTCGTTAGCTTCGATATGGGCTGTCGTGTTGGTGCGCTCGTTGTTAGAGGCTCCTGCAATGGTTTGGTGTGCTTGCATCATCTTCGGAGTTGTTGTCTCCGCCTGTGGAACCCTTGCACTGGATCCGCATCCCAATGGTTTCGAATTGAGTTTAACTGTTTCACTTATTATGGTTTTGGCTATGATCACGTGCATGACAAATACAAGCTTGTAACAGTGGAAGGACAATATTTGACCGTAATTTGTACATTTGGTGCAAATTCTTCGACTATCGGTCCCAAATTCCCTTCTCCTGCCGTTGGTTTGTCAGGGTCCATTGGGAAATTCGTGAGTGGCACCGGCACTCTCAATTGGATGGCAAAGCTGACTGGTTCTGCTGCTAATGAGAGGAAGTGGGTAATTCTTTCCTTTGACTTGGCAAATGAAACTTTTGGCCAAGTGCCGTTGCCTCGTCTGAGTGGCGGCGGCGACAATACTTGTGATCCAGAGCTGCAAGTCTTAAGGAACTGCCTTTGTTTTACTATAGATCATAATAATACTGTCTTCGACGTGTGGATGATGAAGGATTATGGAGTAACGGAATCCTGGATGATGATCTCGCGCGTGAAACTCTGGCGTCACAAGTACAATAATCCTTTAACACCCTTCTCCATCTCGGAACATGATGTCCTTTTGCTAATGCTTCCTGATAGAAGATTGGTTCTGCATAAATCTGATTCTGGCCTGTTATATTTTCCTCTGATCGATAGCTCAAGTGACGCCCATCACTTTCCTATATGCTCCAAAACAAATTTTCGGATCTTTTTTCTTTACCATGACAGCTTAGTTTTGCCACCACAATAACTTCCTTGATCGGAGAGTTGATTGAACTAGGCCATGATTGCTTAAgagattattattatctttgttACATTTTTTTACTGTATTTATCTTATGTATTCCTATGTTTTGGTTGTTAAATTGGAACCGTAGCTGTATGAGAATTCAGTTAAGTTTCTTGGTATTCTAGCTTTAGTCAAACTAGTTATTATTCACTTTAGAGTTTAGACtaccattttaatttttaaagcctCAAGTCTTTGCTACATTACAATTTTACATGTTTGTTTTGCCTGAAATGACCTAATTCTATGCAAACATGGTGATTATTAAGTTACGTATGTTTATGGTATAGTGATGCACGGTTGAAGCAATTTTGTTCATTTCATAATCATGAGAATATAATAAATGAAATACTATGGTTGAAATGAGAAGAGTTGATccatttatttagtttttataattttatcccCCGAGTGTTGGTGGTGCGCATGATTTTGGGAGGAACCACACAAGGAACGGTGGCATATTGTTTTTGGTTTGCTTAGGAAATGAGATGTTTTCTTTGTTTACCGTTGAAAGGTCGGTTGTCTTCTTGTGTGGTGCTGTGGTGGAGAATTGTtggattttgtttctttgttcaGAATGCCAACAGCAGAACTGCTATTTGCCCGTAAGTTTAGGACTAACTGGTTCATTCTTGAGTTACCTAACTCATGTTAATTTCGTAAACCTTAAAAAGGGCATTAAATTGAGTCAATTTCACACCAGATGAATGGCAGGAGAATGGGGTCTCGGTAAATGATTTTTGCCTTGTCTATATTTTGCAAGTTGATAGGATCAGGTTTGGATAGCTGGATTTGGACTTTTTATGAGTAAAGGGGATATCTATTGCTGGTAATTTCCAATACATTTTGTCCTATAAGAATGTATCAATAATAGGGAAAGCTTGGTCTTCATGCAATAAAATGTGCTTAGTCCCTCTGATGAAATGGGATGAATCATGAATGCACGTTTAAAGTTGTAGGACCAAAGGGTAGTATTTTTTATAGCAAAAGCATTAAATGCTTCAAGGAGAGTCCTTTAAGAAGGCCTTGACTGAAAAGCCTATTCAAGTTGGTTCTAAGCAGCTATCATCACTTGAaattttttgcttttatttctGTTTAATTATGTGTGTGCATCTAATCCTTCAATTGTTTTTGCCCTTTTACTCTTTATAGAGCTCACTGTGCATATAGCAAACAACTTCTAGGTTCTAACCCTTACTAAAATTAACACCACTTTAATGACACTATCTCTCCTTTAAGAATATTTACTGGTacatgttaaattaaaaaaattgttctaAACAGTTCTTATGAACAGGCAAATGGATCAAGTATTGGACTAAGTGTACCCAACTTGGATATAGATACAAGTTCCACCAATGTAAAAATATTAACTGAGATGGCTGAGGAGATGTTGAAGCAAAAGAATGTAGAGTCAGTGCTCCTTGGAGGAAAGAGAATATCAGAGCAGAGTAATTCCGAGAAACTTGACTGGTTTGCCGAGGAGAACTTGTTCTGGAATATCAGAGGAGAAGCAGCAGAATAGCTCCCAATGTTGCACTCAAGCAAATTAACCCAAAGAATGCCTAGAGTTCTAAACTATGCTCAGTACCAAGGTAAAGAAAAAGGTAACGTTTTGTTTCCTTGTTGATAAGGCTATTCTAAATCAATAAATTGTTGTTTGATAATCAAAATCTTGAACTATATAATATAGATAAAGTATTAGAACCTTGTTGTTTAATGTGATGCTATGGAAAAACATTGTAGTCTTGGGCATGGCGTATTTCATGTCAAAATTGAAGAGGCTAGTGATAAAAAGTTAACAATGAGATGACAGTGGTGGGGGACATCCGAGGTCCTGAAAAGGTTCTTCTGATGTAATAATGCACT
The Arachis duranensis cultivar V14167 chromosome 5, aradu.V14167.gnm2.J7QH, whole genome shotgun sequence genome window above contains:
- the LOC107490307 gene encoding F-box/kelch-repeat protein At3g23880; this encodes MSPPRDRVVEGCNLVGSTAKDRNPLCPTLPVLPDDILVEILLMLPVRALLQFKCVCKSWRTLISSPQFAMDNFRQRSSADRDLTSRLVYYNRLYYHCRVGFLPLQPLFNSPSATTKVVSFDMGCRVGALVVRGSCNGLVCLHHLRSCCLRLWNPCTGSASQWFRIEFNCFTYYGFGYDHVHDKYKLVTVEGQYLTVICTFGANSSTIGPKFPSPAVGLSGSIGKFVSGTGTLNWMAKLTGSAANERKWVILSFDLANETFGQVPLPRLSGGGDNTCDPELQVLRNCLCFTIDHNNTVFDVWMMKDYGVTESWMMISRVKLWRHKYNNPLTPFSISEHDVLLLMLPDRRLVLHKSDSGLLYFPLIDSSSDAHHFPICSKTNFRIFFLYHDSLVLPPQ
- the LOC107490202 gene encoding uncharacterized protein LOC107490202 translates to MIVNKILVDGRAAVNLMPERMMGRLEKIEKELIKSSIGVTDFNGRTSSVRGVVLLSIEVDSINRPTLFVVVPSKADFNLLLGRDWIYEMDAIPSTLHQKLIFWNEDGGVEEVLTRNIRRIKYNQILVNRGSPP